The nucleotide sequence GGATCGCGCAGCTGCGCGTGGGCGACAAGGCTCGCCTGACGATCCCCGGCCACCTCGCCTACGGCGCGGCGGGCGTTCCCGGGGTGATTCCTCCCAACGCCACCCTGATTTTCGACGTGGAACTGCTCGACGTGCGCTGACAGGGGGGCCAGCGTCAGGTGGGGCCGCCCTCAGCCTGGCCGTCTACCACATCATTTTCGTCATTTTCGCGCCGGTAGTTTCCCTGGTCGTCGAGCAGACGGCCACCCTCGAGGTCCACCTCGGGGCTACCGGGACTGTCCTGCACCACGCCGGATGGCGGAGCAGGAAACTCGGTGGCGCTCTCAGAGGTGGTGGCGCGCTGGGGCAGCGGGACATCGGTTTGGTCGTCGTCACGGCGTCCGGTCATGGCACGCAGCGTAGGCGCCCCCGAGGTGGGCCGCGTGTGTTCGGCGTGAAGCTCAATTTACAGGGCGTTTGGCCCGGACACCGCCCTAGAATGCCCCCATGGCCTCTTCCCTGCCCGTGATTCTGGACGGCGACCCCGGCCTTGACGACGCAGTCGCCTGGCTGCTTGCTTTCGCCAGCCCAGACGAGCTGGACGTGTTGGCCCTCACCACCGTCCACGGCAACGTAGGCCTAGACCTCACCACCCACAATGCCGGGGTGACGCTTGCGCTGGCCGGGGCAGACGTGCCCGTGTACGCCGGGGCCGACCGCCCCCTCGTTCGTCCGGCCCTGACAGCGGCGCAGGTGCATGGCGAAAGCGGCCTGCCCGCCCGTCATCTGCCCAGGCCCCGGCGCGGACCGGAGGCAGAGCATGCCGTGAACTTCATCGTGAAGGTGGTGCGCGAACGGCCGGGCGAGCTCACGCTGGTGGCGACCGGCCCGCTGACCAACCTGGCCCTCGCCTTCCGCCTAGCCCCCGACCTGCCGGGCCTGGTGCGGGAGGTCGTGTGGATGGGCGGCAGTACCCAGCAGGGGAACCGCACACCCGCCGCCGAATTCAACGCGCTGGCCGACCCGCACGCCGCAAAGATCGTGCTGGAGTCGGGAGCGCGGCTGCGGATCTTCGGCCTGAACGTGACCATGCGGGCCGTGGCGACGCCCGAACGGGTGGAGCGCCTGCGAAGCCTGGGAAACCGGGCGGGTGTGGTCAGCGCTGAACTCCTCACCTTCTACGCCGGGGTGTACCGCGAACGCTACGGCCTCCCGGGTGGCGCCCTCCACGACCCCCTCGCAGTCGCCGCCGTCCTGCGGCCGGACCTTTGCCGAATGCAGCCGATGAACGTGCAGGTCGAGACGCAGGAAGGCCTGAACTGCGGGCGCACCGTCTGTGACCTGTACGGCGTGACCGGCCAGCCCGCCAATGCGCAGGTGGCCGTCTCGGTGGACGACGTCGCGTTCTTCGAGCTGCTTGCCGAGCGGCTGGCACGGCTGCCCTAGGAGGCTCTTCGCCAGCCTTTGAGCACGAAGGTGGTCTTGCCGCCGCCGATCAAGGCGTATGGGGCGTGGCTGCCGGCTTCAGGCACGGCAGTTCTCTATGCGCAGCGGAACGGGGATACCCTGCGGAAGCAGAAAAGCGGCCAGCGTGCGGGTGGAGAGGTCGGCGATCACGTAGGGCACCGAATAGGCGGCGAGCCGGGTGTCCGTACCGCTGGGCCGAGCGGGCCCCTGCGGGTGGCTATGGTACAGGGCGACGAGGGTGAGGCCGCCCG is from Deinococcus sp. YIM 77859 and encodes:
- a CDS encoding nucleoside hydrolase; translated protein: MASSLPVILDGDPGLDDAVAWLLAFASPDELDVLALTTVHGNVGLDLTTHNAGVTLALAGADVPVYAGADRPLVRPALTAAQVHGESGLPARHLPRPRRGPEAEHAVNFIVKVVRERPGELTLVATGPLTNLALAFRLAPDLPGLVREVVWMGGSTQQGNRTPAAEFNALADPHAAKIVLESGARLRIFGLNVTMRAVATPERVERLRSLGNRAGVVSAELLTFYAGVYRERYGLPGGALHDPLAVAAVLRPDLCRMQPMNVQVETQEGLNCGRTVCDLYGVTGQPANAQVAVSVDDVAFFELLAERLARLP